Part of the Henckelia pumila isolate YLH828 chromosome 2, ASM3356847v2, whole genome shotgun sequence genome is shown below.
AAGAATTAAATCAATTCACAAGGAATTCAGTTTGGGATCTTGTTCCAAGACCATCCCACCAATCAGTCATCGGCACTTGATGGGTATTTCGAAACAAGTTAAATGAAGATGGAACTGTTATCATAAATAAAGAACGATTAGTTGCCCAAGGGTATAGGGAAGAGGAAGGAATCGACTACGATGAAAATTATGCACCGGTAGCTAGACTGGAAGCAATAAGGATGCTCCTTGCCTATGCATCATTCAAAGACTTCAAGGtgtatcaaatggatgtcaaaagtgcctttctaaatggaaatcttcaagaagaagtttTTTTTTGAGCAACCACCTGGATTTATAAATCATCAGTTTCTTGACCATGTTTATCATCTAAACAAAGCTCTATATGGACTGAAACAGGCTTCTAGAGCTTGGTATAATATTTTAACCCAGTTTCTTCTTGAACACGAATTTACCATTGGCACGGTTGATAAAACCTTATTTAAATTTACAAAAGGTGATCACACACTACTAgtacaaatatatgttgatggtattatttttgggtcaactaaccccacaTTGTGCAAGAGATTCTCTAAGTTAATGCaggatgagcatgatgggtgaactgaatttctttcttggtTTGCAATTTCGACAACTGAAGAATGAGATATTTATAAGCCAAACTAAGTACACCAAGGAACTAATAATGAAGTTTGTTATGGAAAATTGCACAGCTGCCACTACTCCCATGAGCGCATCAattaaacttgacaaagatgaagggggaatctcAGTTGATGCAACAATTTATCGAGGTCTAATAGGGTCATTACTCTATTTAACAGCTAGTAAACCTGACATTGTGTTTGCAGTTTGTCTCTGTGCTATGTTCCAGTCTAATCCAAAGCAAACACACTTTGTAGCAGCCAAAAGGATACTAAAGTACCTTAAAGGAACTCAGAGTGTTGATTTGTGGTATGCTAAGGATAactcttttaatttatttggataCTCAGATGCAGACTATGCTGAATATAAAATGGATAGGAAAAGTACAAGTGGATCATGTCAATTCCTCGGGGATAGACTGATCTCCTGGTTTAGAAAGAAGCAAACATCCATAGCCACTTCAACAACTGAAGCTGAGTATCTAGCTGCAAGAAGCTGTTGTGCTCAACTGCTCTGGATGCAACAACAGTTGAGGGATTATGGCATCAAAGCCaaaga
Proteins encoded:
- the LOC140879301 gene encoding secreted RxLR effector protein 161-like — translated: MGELNFFLGLQFRQLKNEIFISQTKYTKELIMKFVMENCTAATTPMSASIKLDKDEGGISVDATIYRGLIGSLLYLTASKPDIVFAVCLCAMFQSNPKQTHFVAAKRILKYLKGTQSVDLWYAKDNSFNLFGYSDADYAEYKMDRKSTSGSCQFLGDRLISWFRKKQTSIATSTTEAEYLAARSCCAQLLWMQQQLRDYGIKAKESPIFCDNTNTIAITYNP